In one Bacteroidota bacterium genomic region, the following are encoded:
- a CDS encoding RagB/SusD family nutrient uptake outer membrane protein — translation MKILTLRAAALLLLVGSLAGCDLFTVDDESSPNGPALEDILADPSIENLSAVALGVEAASRVDLDLYLIDVGVIGREYWRTSNAEPRFTGDLLGRGTSVLDDNTFYITRPWNARYRVVRNANILLQLVESNAALENAVDRLAAEEASYARGYAKTWKAYQYLLNLNLTFENGLRFIGVREEVAGPVESYDASLAQIAALLDEGLGDLEGSASFFGTTVDITYMNRAIAARVAAYRGDFSQVLTLLADAFDVDGIGAADLGSGVAHLFSTGGGDLTNPVFFPPTNAVGDAILAHPSYANEIEEGDTRIDKVEQRLGDDGEPTVSSFDELASQFSFFRYKSVTDGVPVTRNAELVLLRAEARAQTGDLAGAIADLNTIRNAAGLADYSGASEQSAVVDEMLRQRRYELYGEGHRWVDTRRYDRLSTLPIDRQERTDRDGNVIEADDVWDRFPIPATENVGS, via the coding sequence ATGAAGATCTTAACCCTACGCGCCGCAGCGCTACTTCTCCTCGTGGGGAGCCTGGCAGGCTGCGACCTCTTCACCGTCGACGACGAGTCGAGCCCCAACGGCCCTGCCCTCGAAGACATTCTCGCTGACCCCTCCATCGAAAACCTCTCGGCCGTCGCCCTCGGCGTCGAAGCTGCCTCGCGGGTTGACCTCGACCTCTACCTCATCGATGTGGGCGTGATCGGCCGGGAGTACTGGCGGACTAGCAACGCAGAGCCCCGCTTCACGGGGGATCTGCTTGGCCGAGGCACGTCGGTGCTGGACGACAATACGTTCTACATAACGCGGCCCTGGAATGCGAGGTATCGGGTCGTTCGCAATGCCAACATTTTGCTCCAGCTCGTGGAGTCCAACGCCGCGCTCGAAAACGCGGTGGACCGCCTCGCCGCTGAGGAGGCCAGCTATGCCCGGGGCTACGCGAAGACCTGGAAAGCCTACCAGTATCTGCTCAACCTCAACCTGACGTTCGAGAACGGTCTTCGGTTCATCGGTGTTAGAGAGGAAGTCGCTGGGCCGGTCGAGAGCTACGATGCCTCGCTCGCGCAGATCGCGGCGTTGCTCGACGAGGGGCTTGGCGATCTGGAGGGAAGCGCGTCCTTCTTCGGCACGACGGTAGACATTACCTACATGAACCGGGCGATTGCCGCCCGAGTAGCAGCCTATCGAGGTGACTTCTCGCAGGTGCTCACACTTCTCGCGGACGCGTTTGACGTGGACGGGATCGGGGCCGCTGACCTTGGGTCGGGTGTGGCCCACCTCTTCTCCACGGGGGGCGGTGACTTGACCAACCCGGTCTTCTTTCCGCCCACTAACGCGGTCGGCGACGCCATCCTAGCCCACCCGAGCTACGCCAACGAGATTGAAGAGGGGGATACGCGCATTGACAAAGTAGAGCAGCGGCTCGGCGACGATGGAGAGCCTACGGTATCCTCGTTCGACGAACTAGCTTCCCAGTTCAGCTTTTTCCGGTACAAGTCCGTCACGGACGGGGTCCCGGTCACGCGCAACGCTGAGCTGGTGCTGCTCCGCGCCGAGGCACGCGCGCAGACCGGCGACCTCGCCGGGGCCATTGCCGACCTCAACACGATCCGAAACGCAGCGGGTCTCGCTGACTACAGCGGAGCTAGCGAGCAGAGCGCGGTCGTTGACGAGATGCTCCGTCAACGGCGCTACGAGCTTTACGGAGAAGGCCATCGCTGGGTGGACACTCGGCGCTACGACCGCCTCAGTACGCTACCGATCGACCGCCAAGAGCGGACCGATAGGGATGGCAACGTCATCGAGGCTGACGACGTGTGGGACCGCTTCCCCATCCCGGCTACGGAGAACGTGGGCAGCTAG
- a CDS encoding SusC/RagA family TonB-linked outer membrane protein, producing the protein MIHRYGWGTVTALLVALLAPATFAPAALAQDTPLTVSGQVTDAETGETLPGANVRIVGTQIGTTTDVNGRYELQLTPAASLLEVTFVGYRTREVSIPEASGTITLDIRLQEDVLGIDEVVVSGLASSVKRSNLANSVETISARELAEISTPQTLDGAISGKITGGVITSNTGAPGGGIAVKLRGITTINGESQPLFIVDGVILNNDAISNGVNAVTAAAAGGNASSQDQPANRIADLNPEDVESIEILKGPSAAAIYGARASNGVVIIQTKRGNAGGGVQFSVRQSLGFTTIVNKVGTRRFTEETAVAQYGPSAPRDDATPAEIAEFQAGQQAIRDLFNRTGGSFIDYEDEFYGNAGLLSTTSLSASGGNDRTQFFVSGLIKDDEGIIENTGYEKQSARVNITHRFSSKFSADVTANYVRSTALRGLTGNDNSGTTFGVSLTATPSFIDILPNEDGTYPDHPFNTSNPFQVRDLASIEETTNRVIASGRVTYNVFQQNTQGLQAILEGGADFFNLDQDARFPEELQFYEGAGLPGQSIQGRTNNLNANIRGALVHTLSLPEPNVFFTTQAGFTAFTQDQDIVTSVGAGLVPDQFNVDLAASLQTNQQRLVQDDRAFFVQEEVNYADRVVATLGFRAERSSLNGDVDEIYFYPKASLAANLAEFPFWNVDLLDQVKLRAAFGQTGNTAAFGSKFTIFNPIAVGGGLGIIIGGQRGFPDVEPERATEIEGGFDVSGFDGRANLEFTVYRKVIDDLLLTREVEPSSGFTLETLNGGQLTNTGFEIGLSLIPVNTRAVRWVTRTNFWTNEAEVTELTVPSFRALGGGFGNTLGSIQIEEGQSPTQIIGIDDIDGDGTSDGVFVLGDAAPDFQMSFLNDITLYKNLRLTIFAHWKKGGDNLNLSELLTDLGGTSPDFDESAGERLSQLGVSARQFVQDASYLKIREIGLYYTIPDEAVGRYLPQVRGLSVGVSANNAFVFTPYKSYDPEVNNFGTQPVATGVEVTPFPSSRSFLFHISFGL; encoded by the coding sequence ATGATCCACCGCTACGGATGGGGGACCGTGACAGCCTTGCTCGTCGCGCTCCTCGCCCCCGCCACGTTCGCCCCTGCGGCATTGGCCCAGGACACACCGCTCACGGTGAGCGGCCAAGTCACCGACGCCGAGACCGGCGAGACGCTGCCCGGCGCCAACGTCCGCATCGTCGGCACCCAGATCGGGACCACGACCGACGTGAACGGGCGCTACGAGCTCCAGCTCACCCCTGCAGCGAGCCTCCTCGAAGTCACCTTCGTGGGGTACCGTACGCGTGAGGTGAGCATTCCCGAGGCCTCGGGGACCATCACGCTCGACATCCGTCTCCAGGAAGACGTGCTCGGCATCGACGAGGTCGTCGTGAGCGGCCTCGCCTCGTCGGTGAAGCGCTCCAACCTTGCTAACTCCGTCGAGACGATCTCCGCGCGCGAACTCGCCGAGATCTCGACGCCGCAGACGCTCGATGGCGCGATCAGCGGGAAGATTACCGGGGGCGTCATTACTTCGAACACCGGCGCACCCGGCGGTGGCATCGCGGTCAAGCTGCGCGGCATCACGACGATCAACGGCGAGAGCCAGCCGCTCTTCATTGTCGACGGCGTGATCCTCAACAACGACGCGATCTCGAACGGCGTCAACGCTGTCACGGCGGCGGCAGCGGGCGGCAACGCCTCAAGCCAGGACCAGCCCGCCAATCGCATCGCGGACCTGAACCCCGAGGACGTCGAGTCGATTGAGATCCTCAAGGGGCCGTCTGCGGCGGCGATCTATGGGGCGCGTGCCTCCAACGGGGTGGTCATCATCCAGACCAAGCGCGGCAATGCAGGCGGCGGCGTCCAGTTCAGCGTCCGCCAGTCGCTGGGCTTTACCACCATCGTGAACAAGGTGGGCACGCGGCGCTTCACGGAAGAGACGGCCGTCGCACAGTATGGCCCGTCCGCCCCGCGCGATGACGCCACCCCAGCAGAGATCGCCGAGTTCCAGGCTGGGCAGCAGGCTATCCGCGACCTCTTCAACCGGACAGGCGGGTCCTTCATCGACTACGAAGACGAGTTCTACGGCAACGCGGGGCTACTCTCGACGACCTCCCTCTCGGCCTCGGGTGGCAACGACCGCACGCAGTTCTTCGTCTCGGGCCTCATCAAGGACGACGAAGGCATCATCGAGAACACGGGCTACGAAAAGCAGTCGGCACGCGTCAACATCACGCACCGCTTTTCGAGCAAGTTCTCTGCCGACGTGACGGCCAACTACGTCCGCTCGACGGCCCTGCGCGGTCTCACGGGCAACGACAACTCGGGCACGACCTTCGGCGTCTCGCTGACAGCTACGCCGAGCTTCATCGATATCCTACCGAACGAGGACGGCACTTACCCGGACCACCCGTTCAACACCTCCAACCCGTTCCAGGTGCGCGACCTCGCGTCCATCGAGGAGACCACCAACCGCGTGATCGCCTCCGGGCGGGTCACCTACAACGTCTTCCAGCAGAACACGCAGGGGCTCCAGGCTATCCTGGAGGGCGGCGCGGACTTCTTCAACCTTGATCAGGACGCCCGCTTCCCCGAAGAGCTCCAATTCTATGAGGGAGCGGGTCTGCCCGGTCAGAGCATCCAGGGTCGTACCAACAACCTCAACGCCAACATTCGCGGCGCGCTCGTCCACACGCTCTCGCTGCCGGAGCCGAACGTGTTCTTTACCACACAGGCGGGCTTTACCGCGTTCACGCAGGACCAGGACATCGTTACGAGCGTGGGGGCTGGCCTCGTGCCGGACCAGTTCAACGTGGACCTGGCAGCCTCGCTCCAGACCAACCAGCAGCGGCTCGTCCAGGATGACCGGGCGTTCTTCGTCCAAGAGGAAGTGAACTACGCTGATCGAGTCGTGGCTACGCTCGGCTTCCGTGCCGAGCGCTCGTCGCTCAACGGCGACGTGGACGAGATCTACTTCTACCCGAAAGCCTCGCTCGCGGCGAACCTCGCCGAGTTTCCGTTCTGGAACGTCGACTTGCTCGATCAGGTGAAGCTTCGCGCGGCGTTCGGCCAAACGGGCAATACCGCGGCCTTCGGCTCCAAGTTCACCATCTTCAACCCAATCGCGGTTGGCGGTGGCCTGGGCATCATCATCGGTGGTCAGCGCGGTTTCCCCGACGTGGAGCCTGAGCGCGCCACAGAGATCGAAGGGGGCTTCGACGTGTCGGGCTTCGACGGTCGCGCCAATCTCGAGTTCACCGTCTACCGCAAGGTGATCGACGACCTCCTGCTCACCCGCGAGGTCGAGCCGTCCTCGGGCTTCACCCTGGAGACGCTCAACGGCGGACAGCTGACCAACACCGGTTTCGAGATCGGGCTGAGCCTGATCCCAGTCAACACCCGTGCGGTACGCTGGGTGACGCGCACCAACTTCTGGACCAACGAAGCAGAAGTGACGGAGTTGACCGTGCCCTCCTTCCGAGCCCTCGGTGGTGGCTTCGGCAACACCCTTGGCTCGATCCAGATCGAAGAGGGCCAGAGCCCCACGCAGATCATCGGCATCGATGACATCGACGGCGATGGTACCTCGGACGGCGTGTTCGTGCTCGGTGATGCGGCCCCGGATTTCCAGATGTCGTTCCTCAACGATATCACGCTCTACAAAAATCTGCGCCTGACCATCTTCGCGCACTGGAAGAAGGGTGGAGACAACCTCAACCTCTCGGAACTGCTCACGGACCTCGGCGGCACCAGCCCCGACTTTGACGAGAGTGCTGGGGAGCGGCTCTCCCAACTTGGCGTCTCGGCCCGGCAGTTCGTGCAGGACGCATCCTACCTCAAGATCCGCGAGATCGGGCTCTACTACACGATTCCTGACGAGGCCGTTGGGCGCTACTTGCCGCAGGTGCGTGGCCTGAGTGTAGGCGTCTCGGCAAACAACGCGTTCGTCTTCACCCCCTACAAGAGCTACGATCCCGAGGTGAACAACTTTGGCACGCAGCCCGTGGCGACAGGCGTCGAGGTGACTCCGTTCCCCTCGTCCCGGAGCTTCCTCTTCCACATCAGCTTCGGCCTCTAA
- the ftsZ gene encoding cell division protein FtsZ: protein MDILDHLSSFTFDEEAHDEATLRVIGVGGGGGNAISNMLDKGIGRVEFIAINTDAQALNANTAPTKIQIGRDSTKGLGAGARAEVGAAAAKENQTEIEAALEGCDMVFVTAGMGGGTGTGAAPIVAKIAKEMGILTVGVVTLPFDCEGKRRMRTAHIGLELLREHVDTLIIIPNERLLDVADPDTSLIDAFRMADDVLYNATRGISDLITVHGLINLDFADVKTTMSNGGTALMGSAVATGEGRAERAAREAIASPLLGGISISGARNVLVNITAGASLGMREATNATKVIQQEAGDDAEVIFGTVIDDAMGDELSVTVIATGFDRAREEPAPMPVSRPAPMPAAPPVDVHPVPPAREPQVRETAPRPEDAPELIEPNVIRRTRRKDAAAVDYKGEHNLKQYDVPAFLRREYDEDVDARRDVTIRRPATDAPQDRERIRKDDPDVPAFLRKMMD from the coding sequence ATGGACATCCTAGACCACCTCAGCAGCTTCACCTTTGACGAGGAGGCGCACGACGAGGCGACACTCCGCGTCATCGGCGTCGGCGGCGGCGGCGGCAACGCCATCTCCAACATGCTCGACAAGGGCATCGGCCGCGTCGAATTCATTGCCATCAACACCGATGCGCAGGCGCTCAACGCCAACACCGCCCCGACCAAGATCCAGATCGGTCGCGACAGCACCAAGGGCCTCGGCGCCGGTGCGCGCGCGGAGGTCGGCGCGGCGGCGGCCAAAGAGAACCAGACCGAGATCGAAGCCGCGCTCGAAGGCTGCGACATGGTCTTCGTGACCGCCGGTATGGGCGGCGGCACGGGCACCGGCGCAGCCCCCATCGTGGCGAAGATCGCGAAGGAAATGGGCATCCTCACCGTCGGCGTGGTCACGCTGCCCTTTGATTGTGAGGGCAAGCGCCGTATGCGCACCGCGCACATCGGCCTCGAACTGCTCCGCGAGCACGTCGACACGCTCATCATCATCCCGAACGAGCGGCTGCTCGACGTGGCCGACCCCGACACGTCGCTCATCGATGCGTTCCGGATGGCCGACGACGTGCTCTACAACGCCACGCGCGGCATCTCGGACCTCATCACCGTGCACGGTCTCATCAACCTCGACTTCGCCGACGTAAAGACGACGATGAGCAACGGCGGCACGGCGCTCATGGGATCGGCCGTGGCAACGGGCGAGGGCCGCGCCGAGCGGGCCGCCCGCGAAGCTATCGCGAGCCCGTTGCTCGGCGGCATCTCCATCTCCGGTGCGCGCAACGTGCTCGTGAACATCACCGCGGGCGCGAGCCTCGGGATGCGCGAGGCGACCAACGCCACGAAGGTCATCCAGCAGGAGGCCGGCGACGACGCCGAGGTCATCTTCGGCACCGTCATCGACGACGCGATGGGCGACGAGCTCTCCGTGACCGTCATCGCCACCGGCTTCGACCGCGCCCGCGAGGAGCCTGCCCCGATGCCCGTGTCGCGCCCCGCTCCGATGCCCGCCGCGCCGCCGGTCGACGTGCATCCGGTGCCGCCCGCGCGTGAGCCCCAGGTCCGCGAGACGGCCCCGCGCCCCGAAGACGCGCCCGAGTTGATCGAACCCAACGTGATCCGCCGCACGCGCCGCAAGGACGCCGCCGCGGTCGACTATAAGGGCGAGCACAACCTCAAGCAGTACGATGTCCCCGCGTTCTTGCGCCGGGAGTACGACGAGGATGTTGATGCGCGCCGCGATGTCACCATCCGTCGCCCGGCCACGGACGCGCCGCAGGACCGCGAGCGCATCCGCAAGGACGACCCCGACGTCCCGGCGTTCCTCCGCAAGATGATGGACTGA
- the ftsA gene encoding cell division protein FtsA, protein MNERIVVGVDIGTTKVVALVASADAHDRINILGVGWAPSDGLNRGVVVNIDKTVAAVQQAVQDAERMAGVEVRSVLVGIAGDHIQSFQGKSIITTASGDGEITQADIDRLLDDARNVSIPADRKILHVIPQEYVVDGQDGVIDPVGMSGVRVEAKVHIISGLVTAAKNIYRCIEKAGYEVTDIVLEPLASSYAVLHDDEKEVGVALVDIGGGTTDIAVFEDTTIRHTAVVAIAGNKVTDDLHKGLGILRDQAEALKRDHGVAVVDRVDFDDEITIPGIGGRPAKAILKSTLAQIIQPRLEEILEIVDIELKRHYPRRLSSGVVLTGGGSLIPHTAELASEILDMEARIGTPLGLAGGLVQEVSDPQYSTAVGLVLYGLKTNADQQSYFAPVPSGDGHASDGDKLFGRIANRMGDWFREL, encoded by the coding sequence ATGAACGAACGCATCGTCGTCGGCGTCGACATCGGCACCACCAAGGTGGTCGCCCTCGTGGCGAGCGCCGACGCGCACGACCGCATCAACATCCTCGGCGTCGGCTGGGCGCCCTCCGACGGCCTCAACCGGGGCGTCGTCGTCAACATCGACAAGACCGTCGCGGCCGTGCAGCAGGCCGTGCAGGACGCCGAGCGCATGGCGGGCGTCGAGGTCCGCAGCGTGCTCGTCGGCATCGCAGGCGACCACATCCAGAGCTTCCAGGGCAAGAGCATCATCACGACGGCCTCGGGCGATGGCGAGATCACCCAGGCCGACATCGACCGGCTGCTCGACGACGCCCGCAACGTCTCCATCCCCGCGGATCGCAAGATTCTCCACGTCATCCCGCAGGAGTACGTGGTGGACGGCCAGGACGGCGTGATCGACCCCGTCGGCATGTCCGGCGTGCGCGTCGAGGCGAAGGTGCACATCATCTCCGGCCTCGTCACTGCCGCGAAGAACATCTACCGTTGCATCGAGAAGGCGGGCTACGAGGTCACTGACATCGTCCTCGAACCGCTCGCGTCGTCCTACGCCGTGCTGCACGACGACGAGAAGGAGGTCGGCGTGGCACTCGTGGACATCGGCGGTGGCACGACCGACATCGCCGTGTTCGAGGACACCACGATCCGGCACACCGCCGTCGTTGCCATCGCGGGCAACAAGGTCACCGACGACCTCCACAAGGGCCTCGGCATCCTCCGCGACCAGGCCGAGGCGCTCAAGCGCGACCACGGCGTCGCCGTCGTGGACCGCGTCGACTTCGACGACGAGATCACGATCCCCGGCATCGGCGGCCGTCCGGCCAAGGCGATCCTCAAGAGCACGCTCGCGCAGATCATCCAGCCGCGCCTCGAAGAGATCCTCGAGATCGTCGACATCGAGCTGAAGCGGCACTACCCGCGGCGGCTCTCCTCGGGCGTCGTGCTCACGGGCGGCGGCTCGCTCATCCCGCACACCGCCGAACTCGCGAGCGAGATCCTCGACATGGAGGCGCGCATCGGCACGCCGCTTGGCCTCGCGGGCGGGCTCGTGCAGGAGGTCTCCGACCCGCAGTATTCCACCGCCGTCGGCCTCGTGCTCTACGGCCTCAAGACCAACGCGGATCAGCAATCCTACTTCGCGCCCGTGCCCTCTGGGGATGGTCACGCGAGCGACGGCGACAAGCTCTTCGGACGCATCGCCAACCGCATGGGCGACTGGTTCCGCGAACTGTAA
- a CDS encoding FtsQ-type POTRA domain-containing protein encodes MAKRLTKQQRQKQAARRRAVRRVVTMLVLAVVAALSVLGWRWRATLPLETVAVEGTRHAAPAEVLRLIGLAADSGVPASDTLLFALDPAILADRAARHPWVAEATVRRGATGTLSVRVTERVPVALALDAAGRPARYYDAHGYAMPLVPTTNETAVRYDLPLLRGRLPESHPTQPVEDAALRGLLAALPTLPPATDALVSEVERRADGTYRLRTPPTGASGALTVTLGTEPDAATFQTLRAFWEQAVLTQPHTVFRSVDLRYDGQIITREADRD; translated from the coding sequence ATGGCTAAACGACTAACAAAACAGCAACGCCAGAAGCAGGCCGCCCGTCGTCGTGCGGTACGCCGTGTCGTCACGATGCTCGTGCTCGCTGTCGTGGCAGCGCTCTCGGTGCTCGGCTGGCGCTGGCGCGCGACACTGCCGCTGGAGACGGTCGCCGTCGAGGGGACCCGTCACGCTGCGCCCGCCGAAGTGCTGCGCCTCATCGGCCTCGCCGCCGACAGCGGCGTGCCTGCCTCCGACACGCTGCTCTTTGCGCTCGACCCAGCGATCCTCGCCGACCGCGCCGCGCGTCATCCATGGGTCGCCGAAGCGACCGTCCGCCGTGGCGCGACGGGCACCCTATCTGTCCGCGTGACCGAGCGCGTCCCCGTCGCCCTCGCGCTCGACGCGGCCGGACGCCCGGCGCGCTACTACGACGCCCACGGCTACGCCATGCCGCTCGTCCCTACGACGAACGAGACAGCTGTCCGCTACGACCTGCCGCTCCTGCGCGGTCGCCTTCCCGAATCCCACCCGACGCAGCCCGTCGAGGACGCCGCGCTCCGTGGCCTGCTCGCCGCGCTGCCCACCCTACCGCCCGCCACCGACGCGCTCGTCTCCGAGGTCGAGCGCCGGGCGGACGGGACCTACCGCCTGCGCACGCCGCCCACGGGCGCGAGCGGTGCCCTCACCGTGACCCTCGGCACGGAACCCGACGCAGCCACCTTCCAGACGCTCCGCGCCTTCTGGGAGCAGGCCGTCCTGACTCAACCGCACACCGTCTTCCGGAGCGTAGACCTCCGCTACGACGGCCAGATCATCACACGCGAGGCCGACCGCGACTAG
- the murC gene encoding UDP-N-acetylmuramate--L-alanine ligase: MLGPIRRVHMVGIGGIGMSSIAEVLLARGYRVSGSDLRLSDTTERLASLGATIYEGHAPENVEGADVVVHSSAVRADDNPETVEAKRRRIPRIRRAEMLGELMRMKYGVGIAGTHGKTTTTTMVGLVVREGDFDPTIIVGGKVDSFESNAVSGEGDLIVIEADEYDRTFLRLTPVLAVVTNVEIDHLDTYADEADIQGAFVQYANSVPFFGAAIVCLDDTGVSDVLNQIQRRIVTYGTSRQAAIRAEGVVQDGPTTRFRVVHRGDLLGEVHLKAAGLHNVRNALAAVAVGLELDIDFDKIAAGLANYAGVRRRFEMKGEARDILVMDDYAHHPTEVRATLEAVAGGWPGHRIVTVFQPHLYSRTRDFQDDFARAFFNTDVLVLTDIFGAREQPIEGVTGQTLADLARRYGHRQVHFVQDKKNLPDYLASLTEPGDLVLTMGAGDVWRYGEQYLQHLESAAAEGADG; the protein is encoded by the coding sequence ATGCTTGGCCCGATCCGCCGCGTCCACATGGTCGGCATCGGCGGGATCGGCATGTCGTCGATCGCCGAGGTGCTGCTCGCGCGCGGCTACCGCGTGAGCGGGTCCGACCTCCGCCTGAGCGACACCACGGAGCGGCTCGCGTCGCTCGGCGCGACCATCTACGAAGGCCATGCGCCGGAGAACGTCGAAGGCGCCGATGTGGTCGTGCACTCGTCCGCGGTCAGGGCCGACGACAACCCCGAGACGGTGGAGGCGAAGCGCCGCCGCATCCCGCGCATCCGCCGTGCCGAGATGCTGGGCGAGCTGATGCGCATGAAGTACGGCGTCGGCATCGCGGGCACGCACGGCAAGACGACGACCACCACGATGGTGGGCCTCGTGGTGCGCGAGGGCGACTTCGACCCGACGATCATCGTCGGCGGCAAGGTCGATTCGTTCGAGTCCAACGCCGTCTCGGGTGAGGGCGACCTGATCGTGATCGAGGCCGACGAGTATGACCGCACGTTCCTGCGCCTTACGCCGGTGCTGGCCGTTGTCACCAACGTCGAGATCGACCACCTCGATACCTACGCCGACGAGGCCGACATCCAGGGCGCGTTCGTGCAGTATGCCAACTCTGTTCCGTTCTTCGGCGCGGCCATCGTCTGCCTTGACGACACGGGCGTGAGCGACGTGCTCAACCAGATCCAGCGCCGGATCGTGACCTACGGCACGAGCCGCCAGGCTGCGATTCGCGCCGAGGGTGTCGTGCAGGACGGCCCCACGACCCGCTTCCGCGTCGTCCATCGCGGCGACCTCCTCGGCGAGGTGCACCTGAAGGCCGCCGGGCTCCACAACGTCCGCAACGCGCTCGCCGCCGTCGCCGTCGGGCTCGAACTCGATATCGACTTCGACAAGATCGCGGCCGGGCTGGCCAACTACGCGGGCGTGCGCCGCCGCTTCGAGATGAAGGGCGAGGCTCGCGACATCCTCGTGATGGACGACTACGCCCACCACCCGACCGAGGTGCGCGCCACGCTCGAAGCGGTCGCCGGAGGCTGGCCGGGCCACCGCATCGTGACCGTCTTCCAGCCGCACCTCTACTCCCGGACGCGCGACTTCCAGGACGATTTCGCCCGCGCCTTCTTCAACACCGACGTCCTCGTGCTGACCGACATCTTCGGCGCGCGCGAGCAGCCCATCGAAGGCGTGACCGGGCAGACGCTCGCCGACCTCGCGCGGCGCTACGGGCATCGCCAGGTGCACTTCGTCCAGGATAAGAAGAACCTGCCCGACTACCTCGCAAGCCTCACCGAGCCGGGCGACCTCGTGCTCACAATGGGCGCGGGCGACGTGTGGCGCTACGGCGAGCAGTACCTCCAGCATCTCGAAAGCGCTGCGGCGGAGGGTGCCGATGGCTAA
- the murG gene encoding undecaprenyldiphospho-muramoylpentapeptide beta-N-acetylglucosaminyltransferase — protein MHDLIQRTIDAPRVLFACGGTGGHVYPAIAIADALRRLVPEIAIAFAGTRERMEWEAVPKAGYPIHGVTVIGFPRGLSPKLLAFPFKLMHGFRESWRIVKGFDPDVVVGTGGYVTGPVLAAAQMQRRPTVIQEQNAYAGAANKLLAPRAAQVFAAFEAARPYFPKADVTVSGNPVRAELAEADRAAALDHFGFHTGEGPADASVLLVMGGSLGAGALNAALEQHLTALLDLDEKVHVIWQTGKRYFADLHARIPTHPRLRLMQYLDRMDYAYAAADLAVCRAGAITCSELALTGTPSILVPSPNVTADHQTKNAKALADENAAVLLPEPQLQADLLNHVRTLLLDDTARAAMAAAVRSLARPDAADDIARAVLALAGHTINGAQTQGATA, from the coding sequence ATGCACGACCTCATCCAGCGCACCATCGACGCGCCGCGCGTGCTCTTCGCATGCGGCGGCACGGGTGGGCACGTCTACCCGGCCATCGCGATTGCCGATGCGCTGCGGCGGCTCGTGCCCGAGATCGCGATTGCGTTCGCTGGCACGCGCGAGCGGATGGAGTGGGAGGCCGTCCCGAAGGCGGGCTACCCGATCCACGGTGTGACGGTGATCGGCTTCCCGCGCGGGCTCTCGCCGAAGCTGCTCGCGTTCCCGTTCAAGCTCATGCACGGCTTCCGCGAGAGCTGGCGCATCGTGAAGGGCTTCGACCCCGACGTGGTGGTGGGTACCGGCGGCTACGTCACCGGGCCGGTCCTGGCTGCCGCGCAGATGCAGCGCCGCCCGACGGTGATCCAGGAGCAGAACGCCTACGCCGGAGCCGCCAATAAGCTGCTCGCCCCGCGTGCTGCCCAGGTGTTCGCCGCCTTCGAGGCGGCGCGTCCCTATTTCCCGAAGGCCGACGTGACGGTAAGCGGCAACCCGGTCCGTGCTGAGCTGGCCGAGGCCGACCGCGCCGCGGCGCTCGACCACTTCGGCTTTCACACTGGAGAGGGGCCCGCCGACGCGAGCGTGCTGCTCGTGATGGGCGGTTCGCTCGGGGCGGGTGCGCTCAACGCCGCGCTCGAACAGCACCTCACCGCGCTCCTCGACCTTGACGAGAAGGTGCATGTGATCTGGCAGACCGGCAAGCGCTACTTCGCTGACCTGCACGCGCGCATCCCTACGCACCCACGCCTGCGGCTGATGCAGTACCTCGACCGGATGGACTACGCCTACGCCGCGGCCGACCTCGCCGTCTGCCGCGCGGGTGCCATCACCTGCTCCGAACTCGCGCTCACGGGCACGCCGAGCATCCTTGTCCCGTCGCCGAACGTGACGGCCGACCACCAGACGAAGAACGCCAAAGCCCTCGCCGACGAGAACGCGGCCGTGCTGCTCCCCGAGCCGCAGTTGCAGGCCGACCTCCTCAACCACGTTCGCACGCTGCTCCTCGACGACACCGCCCGCGCCGCGATGGCCGCCGCCGTCCGCTCGCTCGCCCGCCCCGATGCCGCCGACGACATCGCTCGCGCCGTGCTCGCCCTTGCTGGGCACACGATCAACGGCGCACAGACTCAGGGGGCGACGGCATGA